The proteins below are encoded in one region of Oncorhynchus nerka isolate Pitt River linkage group LG15, Oner_Uvic_2.0, whole genome shotgun sequence:
- the LOC115142738 gene encoding interferon-induced protein 44-like, producing MGGGESTPAPTPSPPPPKKEFDKEWRETRWSKGERDHMVDELRSFKLSDPDVGQLRCLLYGPVGAGKSSFINSVNNVFQNRTTGGALVAAASGLSFTLTYDTHYIQGRSGEKRLPFAFNDVMGLETQKNGLHPDDIINALKGHLPEGYEFNPFHPLSDQKKEFIQNPSLSDKTHCLVSIVSADKISRMSEDVIAKMKNIRAEASRLKIPQVVVMTMPDKACELVNKDVKRIFYSKAIKEKMQICSNELGLPMNCILPVKNYHEEGMLDNNMDILILNAMTQIMNFANDYLWNLQQHAIQK from the exons ATGGGTGGAGGAGAATCAACACCAGCACCgacaccatcaccacccccaccAAAGAAGG AATTTGACAAAGAATGGAGGGAAACACGTTGGAG taaaggagagagagaccacatgGTGGATGAACTGAGGAGCTTTAAACTGAGTGATCCTGATGTGGGTCAGCTCAGATGCCTGCTATATGGACCAGTCGGTGCAGGAAAGTCCAGCTTCATCAACTCAGTCAACAATGTCTTCCAAAATCGGACAACAGGTGGTGCCCTGGTAGCTGCTGCCTCTGGCTTAAGCTTCACCTTGACA tATGACACACACTACATTCAAGGCCGTTCAGGTGAAAAACGTCTTCCCTTTGCATTCAATGATGTCATGGGTCTGGAAACACAAAAAAACGGGCTGCACCCTGATGACATCATCAATGCTCTGAAGGGCCATCTACCAGAGGGCTATGAG TTCAATCCTTTCCACCCATTATCGGACCAAAAAAAGGAATTCATTCAGAATCCCAGCTTAAGTGACAAAACTCACTGCCTGGTGAGTATTGTGTCAGCGGACAAAATCTCTCGCATGTCAGAGGATGTCATAGCCAAGATGAAGAACATCAGGGCAGAAGCCAGCAGACTAA AAATTCCTCAAGTTGTTGTCATGACCATGCCAGACAAGGCTTGTGAGCTGGTGAACAAGGATGTGAAGAGAATCTTCTACAGCAAGGCGATCAAAGAGAAG ATGCAGATCTGCAGTAATGAGCTAGGCCTTCCCATGAACTGCATCCTGCCGGTGAAGAACTACCACGAGGAGGGGATGCTGGATAACAACATGGATATCCTGATACTGAACGCCATGACTCAGATTATGAACTTCGCCAATGACTACCTCTGGAACCTCCAACAACATGCAATTCAAAAATAG